AGCATTTTAAAAGATGATCATTTTATGAGTTTAAAGCTGGGTGTGTTGGAGGAAAATGCAGCACTGCAAGAGATTTTTATAGAAACAAACTGTGACCAGGAACCAAAAACCAGCAAATATGTAGAACTGCCAGTAgggtttttaaagaaaaaaaggaaacaaatcaAATGCATATGGTTATTTAAATGTGCAGTGTTCCTCTTTGTCCTTGAACCCTGGTCCCTGGTATAATGTTTCAAGTCCAGTTCTGGGCTGGACAGTGGAGGTATTTTATTTCATAATTAAATGTAGTGACTGTAAACACTGACATAAATGaaagttaattgaaaaaaaaaaactgatcctGATCCTTGTGAAGAGGTAGCTACTCCATTGTTCCATAAAAACAATGACTGATCCTGATCCTTGTGAAGAAGTAGCTGCTCCATTATTCCATAAAACAGGAACTACTGTCCTGGGAGATTTgtcaaatactgtaaagccataaatatttggtgaatcacacccataaaacctattttgctccagaaatgttggcaacCTGTTGCAATATAGGAAGTATGtattagtggaatttgatttcgtgccaaaaatgtttgaggtttattttttatttatttatttttttaataggtgAAAAGTactaaagtggttgtagctaaaaataaataaataaataaaacatttatcttACCTGTCATGAACTTCCAATCAATATATAGGCTTcaattaaatgtgcagtttttaaagaaactggtattacaaacatgtattttccaaTATGTTATCAGTTTGCTTGTCGTGTCTTCCAGGAAACTCTTGCACTTCTTGGGGCATTTCCCATAAGCTGTGTCTCTGGATCAAGCATCTTGCTGGCTACAAAATGTAACAGTGtctaggggaagcagctgattggttactgacaggaaaacaGAAGTTACTGAGGGGTGGAgataatttcactctccaggtggaaTAGCCTTGAAAGTGAAAGACTAGCTGAACGAAAGACATACAAGAGATTTCTTCACATAGTTTAGTACTAGATatgataaataaaaatacatttcaaaatgacacattggaaacctatatagtgaatggatgtgcatgacgTGAGACATTTATGGAATTAATTTCTTATCAACAATCACTTTAAATGTCTTCTGGTTCTGCTGGGAACAGCCCCTTGCATTTTCTTAGAATGAAAGCATCCAATGTTTAATTCACATTGTAGAACACATTTATGTTGATAATTTGTTTAGGATTTTTTAACCTGTAGATAGACTGCACTAAAGCTTTATTAAATGATAAGTAgtaaaatgtttgatgaaattAACTTTCCATAATAGAAAATATGTCTGCCAAACAGATcattaatttaaattaacagtAATTCTAACATGAGAATTTTCATAAAGGAACATATTTGATGAATATAATGCCACCTAgtggattaaaaacaaaatacgcAAACAAATGCCCATAAGGGAGGAGCAGATAAAAACCAGGAGCAgggagatttattttaaaataacaggaATAGTTTCAGAGCCCAGcctattcattttatttgtttgaatCATATAGCTCAAAAACGCCATGAAGCAGATTCCCAAAAGAGTATAACGAACAATTTCTAATCACATCTTCACACACTGACAGTACGGCAATGCCACCCGAATAATGTAGTTTTCCTTGGGGGATTTGTACGGGAAAACTTGCCTTTCTCCcatcgttatttatttatttctttatttatttttgtatgcacCAAGCCAATGAAACATTGAAACAATTATGTGGGTAGCGCCAACTAAGAAAACTACAATACCCAGAACGCACCGTTCTATAATTCTACAGTTTTATCGCTGTTTCATTACAAACTGCAGTTTTCAGTATATTTTTACATTACGCAAGCCAGCTTTTTCTTGcatcagtaatatatatatatatatatatatatatatatatatatatatatatatatatatatatatatatatataaataatttttaattttattatttagccTAACGCTTCCTGGTCATTGCTCTCGGTATCAAATCATGTGACCAACATTTGACAGGATAGCAAGTATTTCCGCAAACAGTCACAATTAATACTTCGCTTTTGCTGCTCTAAATTTAGTTTTGATGTTATTCACATACAAAAAGACATGGACGAAGATGGATTACCAATTGTAGGATCTGGAGTAGATCTGACAAAGGTTTGTACATTTCAGATTTAAAGGAAACATTTAGCGATAGCTGCTAACTAACGACGCCTATCGGTACTGCAGTGTTAATGTTATATTCgttttacagtttgtatttgtTCTTTAAATGATTTcttaacaatatatattttttttaatattaggtTCCTGCCATACAGCAGAAGAGAATTGTAGCATTCCTAAATCAGTTCATGGTGCATACCGTGCGGTTTCTAAATCGGTTTTCAACAGTTTGTGAAGAGGTGTGTATAATATACTTTAATATAATAAGCATTTTTATTGTATACATGCTTTTTAGGGGTTAACAGATTCAATGTATGTTGCTTATCTGATACTGGGTTTCACATACAACTGTACTACCAGAGAATGGAGGAGAGTATTGCAGTCTGTATATCATGCCAGTCAGATTCAGATTGCTGGTAACGTAATGCTACTACTACTGGGGCactttgtatacaaaaaataaatactgctcAAAGGCGGGAGGTGGGTGGAAGATTAAGTCTAAAAAGCCCTGGTTGAACTGTTGCTTGAGTTCCACTGAAAGAGAATAGCCGCGTAATGGACACGTGTATGCAATGCATTTGTGtttctgtatgtattatttagCTATTGATATACTGTGATGTAAATCGTGACAATACAGTAATATCACTACGCCAATGCATGTCTTGTctttattcttttcttttcttttttaatgtaggcctacatttattattttgtactctTTGTTTCCAGAAACTAGCAAGTATATCCCTCCGCATCCAGCAAATTGAAACCACTCTGAACATTTTGGAAGCCAAGGTTGGTCCTGCTAGCTCAAATGGTACATTATACAGTAATACAATGggttaattacaaatctaaataaTCAAACAATGCATATctaaaatttgaaaaaataatttttaGTCTAAAGCAAGCTTTTGTTTAGAAAAATGCATaccttattaaatattaattaaatagtGATGTACTGGCCATACAACGATATGCACCTtgatatacattgttttaaatttttaGTTGTCATCTATCCCTGGTCTGGAAGATGTAAAGATTGAGGGTTCAAGTCAGCGTCAGACTGCTGTAACAAACAGTCCAGTGTCTGATATAAACCAACCAGAGACGCCAGCAGCAGCTACAGCTCAGGTAAAATAtcttttgtctgtgtgtgtgtgattattgtaCAATTAATATTGTAAAACAAGATATTTTTTGCGGCAACTTAATTTCACGGCAAGAAATGTTTGCGGTTTGCGCCTGTAGCTTaaaaaaatctctaaaatcaatatctcagtgtttaaaaaaaaaaaaaaaaaaaaaacttattggcATATTAAAATCAagtaatgtacagtaatgcaagTGTTTATTGTTTCAGATCTGTCATTATCTTGCACAGTATCTTTGTAAATAGCAGTACtgtaatttacagtacagtaatgtcACTGCACACAGAAAGATAAACACATGACATGTTTAAACAGATAGGCTGTCTGTATAACAGTTAGTAACAGCAGTAAAACATGTCTTGTCTACTCAAATTATTTTCAACATAAAAATTCAACTGAATAACATAGTTCATTAGTAGCTGGTGTATTAAACTATCCAGCAAATAGTTTTAACTGAAAATGAAAGTCTGTATGTAATGtgcatgtctttttattttaatgagaaTAAAGAAAGTGCTTAAATAACCAACACCAAAACAGTCAATATCATCAACTGATTTAGAAAGCTGGACATGTCAGCAACATCAGCAGTCTAATGCAGTATTActattactgtagttttttttattattattttattgctcAAGTGAACAAGCATCCATAATGCCTGTTTCACAAAGCCCATGGTAACTTCTGTGGTCATCTCCTGAAATTTTAGCAAAGTATTGATGAGCCATTTAGCATTCAGAGGACGGATAGCGGAAGTGTGGAGGTCTGGGTGTACCTCCTCCAAAGGAATGCTCTTTTTCAATGCATCACAAATAACATCACTGTACCACTTTGTGAATTGggctttcatttctgttttaatggCAGCATTCCCAGAAACACCCAGAGGCTGGAGTTCACTTGTGCAATTTCCAGGAACAAATACCCGACATATATTGTTCTCAGAAAGTTTCTTCAGGAAGGCTTCAGTTCGCTGAGCTGCAAAAACATCAGATATAGCTAGAGCTTTTTGAGTGTTTGGCAACCCAAGCTTCTGACGGACTGTTTCAACATATGGAACAATAACTGTGTCTACATAGTGCAGCATGGTTTTCTCTGTGCTCCAATGAGATTGGCTATGCCAGATATCCTACCCTTCAGAAAAAGGTACTTTGGGGTGGACCTGCTCTGTTTTCCCAGCATAAATGATCTGGGGACACAGCATCTCTCCAGAACTAGCCACAGCAAGGAGGAGAGTAATTTCACATTTGTCCAGCAGCCCTGTAAGTGGAACTTGTTTTGATCACTCCACCTCCATGGTCCACTCACTAACTGGAAACATCCTAATacctacaaaaacaacaaaacattcctAAATTTAGAACATTTAGTACATGTGTCAAAAGCATGTCCAACATTTTGACCAAATCCAAAGTACAATACTGTACTCTACCATAATAAGCACTGTATAAAACATTTCATAAACTGGAATACAGTATTTTTCAGAATCTAGTACAGTACTGTTTCTGTGTTTGACAtcatgtaaaatactgtactatcaTACTGTATTTAGAAGCAGTAGTACTGTAACCTACTCTAACtctacacatactgtactgtattaatgcTACAAAGCAGCGCTGTGCTCCAAGATAATGTTCGTACTCTACAGAGGAACCAGTACTACAACATGCAATAAATGGgatcaaaccccccccccctttttttttttttttacaaaagtttagtactgaataataaaatataagCTTCCTACTGCAACAGTGCAGCACGATAGCTATGTAATTGTTAGCTTAAATTAAACAcataatgtattgtattaaagATCGCaactaaaataaacactgtatacTGAAAATGAGCAATCACGGGATGTACAGTGAACCGTATCCTTGATTCTTCTAAAAAACCTTCCCTTCAATTGTTCGAAATTTGGCGGCAGTTTTTTAGCAGCCTTTGTTGCCTTCTCTTGACAGATCCCATCCGTATCTTGAGAGACATGGCCCGGGCATGACCAATATCAACTTCACTTAAGAGGCTTGGTTTCTTGTGTTTTAAAATTCTAGTTGCTGCTGCAATTGCAATTGATCGATTGACTACGCCTGTCACGTGGTTACTGTACTGAATAATACGTCgcatgtatttaattaataatatatttcacagGACATTAATTTTGCTGATTTAGATGAAGgcaaaattaattttattattatttgcaaacaaaaaaagaggtTCTACATAAGCTTTGTTACTGATTCGGGatggaaaaatgtgacacaaAAAAGAAGCATAATTTGAAGCTCTGAAAATATTTCTCCTTAATAATTTGAAAGTATTATTGTATAAGACTAATACTTATACTGAATTCTAAAAtactcttttttttaacaaaacacattGTTTGCATGTTTTGGTAACTGTTGAATGATGTTTAAtgccatacatttttattttaaagccaccACAAAGTACCACAGACACTCCAGGCTCTCAAAAAGAAAACCCAGTAAAAGGAAATGTTATGACAGTAGCAAAAGATCCAAGATATGCAAGATACCTGAAAATGGTACAAGTGGTAAGTGTTCAATCTTTGAAAGAAAACCTTCTTAAACTTTGGTTCGTTTTCCTTTCTAGACCTGTGTACAAGCGTTGAAAGCGCTAAATTGCTGATATTCAATTTGTCTTTTAGGGTGTTCCAGTTATGGCAATAAAGAACAAGATGATTGCTGAAGGACTAGATCCATCTTTGCTTGAGTAAGTTTGTTTCAATCGCACAATAGTGGTGTGAACTGTAATTAACTAAGTAATTAGCCCATAACTGAGTCTTTGTGTATTCGTTCCTATATAGAAAGAGTTATTCTGGCACTTACAGTGGAACGCTATATGATAGCTACCAGGGGTCGTTACAGCAAATCAGTGATGGTAGGCTTACTGTAAATCAGTCTGTTTAGAGCATTTGGCATAACTCGTATAAGCTGAAGAGCATGATCTTGCATATTTACTGTTTCATGGGGCGTTTGTTGAGGTTGTAAGGATAGAATAGAGGAAGCAGGAATTAGCTTGTTAGTGGGAATGAGGCGGACAAAAAGAGCCCAGACTTAGGAGAGAAGGCGAGCCGATGGCCCGGACTTTGAGGCGGGCTTGGAGGGGCCCGGACTTGAAGTTAGGATAGGAAGAGATCCCCGACCGATGAGCCGCCTTTACGTAGGACCAGGCTTGGTTGAAGACTGAAGCCTCGAGGTtctgaaaacacataaaaacaCTTTCGGGGCGAAGGAAAGTTCGATGTATCAGGACCTGAAAGGAGAGATAGAAAAAGGTTCCCTGACTGATCTGGTGCTGCCCTCGGACgaggtgaggcacaggcctccGAAGCCGGGAGCAGAGAGGCATCCCGCAGGGAACCTGCAACAAAGAaagatgggttagtctgggactcGGCACTGAGAGCGTAAAGCGGGCCACGTCCCGAGGGAAACAGAAGAGAGTCTTGGGTGACTAGGTAAGattagcgcatgagctgcgacaggatagtgtggccgggggtcccctctgactcacagtGGTGAGAACCAACCAGAGCGAGGACGAGGTTCCTGAGgttggggaagtgagactcacttgccccccaaagaatggaccctcGACTCCCTGCAGAAACCCCACCGTGAGACAAAGAGGAGACGTGCCTGGGTATAACATAAAAGAAATAGCTGGAAAAGACGGGAAAGGAAGGGACATACAAGACAAACAGTAAGTTTGCAGGCTTCTGAAAGACCTCCACAAACTGAATTGGTATAGCAGTAATATGTGATTAATTTGTTTCTGCAAGCAGAATCCTTAACTGTTATTTATTGTCAATCTTGCTCAGCTGCCTgagaggaaccccccccccccccccattggttATACCAGCACTGACTCCTTAGCTAAAACAGATACTGAACTGACAGACAGCAGCTGTTAAACATCTGGCATCTGAACCAATCCCACATCATTCAGCTTACATTCTTATTGGGTTCAGTAACGGTTAAGGAGATACCCtttttttgttgcagtttttaaaattgta
The sequence above is a segment of the Acipenser ruthenus chromosome 7, fAciRut3.2 maternal haplotype, whole genome shotgun sequence genome. Coding sequences within it:
- the LOC117414803 gene encoding WASH complex subunit 3 produces the protein MDEDGLPIVGSGVDLTKVPAIQQKRIVAFLNQFMVHTVRFLNRFSTVCEEKLASISLRIQQIETTLNILEAKLSSIPGLEDVKIEGSSQRQTAVTNSPVSDINQPETPAAATAQPPQSTTDTPGSQKENPVKGNVMTVAKDPRYARYLKMVQVGVPVMAIKNKMIAEGLDPSLLDTPDAPVPDRGVKETEEESNSSGSESSFSD